Proteins co-encoded in one Sphingopyxis sp. BE259 genomic window:
- a CDS encoding MerR family DNA-binding transcriptional regulator, giving the protein MTEPYGHAHIDTPDHLGREQFSITDLSTEFGVTARALRFYEDEGLISPSRKGLSRIYSKRDRARLAWILRAKRTGFSLADIREMIDLYDVGDGRKLQRQVTIEKCEQRIGLLQRQRDDIDSAVEELSRFIDMVKKVDAGQKVG; this is encoded by the coding sequence ATGACCGAACCATATGGCCACGCCCATATCGATACGCCCGATCATCTGGGGCGCGAACAATTCAGCATCACCGACTTGTCGACCGAGTTCGGGGTCACCGCGCGCGCGTTGCGGTTTTATGAGGATGAAGGGCTGATCAGCCCGTCGCGCAAGGGATTGTCGCGCATCTATTCAAAACGCGACCGCGCCCGGCTGGCGTGGATCCTGCGCGCGAAGCGAACGGGTTTCAGCCTGGCCGATATTCGCGAGATGATCGACCTCTACGACGTTGGCGACGGCCGCAAGCTGCAACGCCAAGTGACGATCGAAAAATGCGAACAGCGCATCGGTTTGTTGCAGCGCCAGCGCGACGACATCGACAGCGCTGTCGAAGAATTGTCGCGTTTCATCGATATGGTGAAGAAAGTCGATGCCGGCCAAAAAGTCGGTTGA
- a CDS encoding metal-dependent hydrolase, with amino-acid sequence MDNLTHSLFGAVLGQMGLKKKTGLAIPTLILAANLPDIDAACLVWLDGIQHLGFRRGITHGPIALVVLPILLWAAMLAFDRWQTKRGKRPAGRPPIDKGWLLALAYIGCLSHPALDWLNNYGIRLLEPFSSRWFYGDTLFIIDLWVWIALGASIWLSIRRERAGASNWQRPAWIGFTAVCAYIFANGLITGAAERTTASALAAGGHRDALVVASPPPLAFWQRDIFWRTAERYGSGTFTPGVGGKLDISGLPTGMDDPRLKTWLMGDPDARAFLFWARMPVAQKDGDAILLRDQRFMHPLAQDRFQARLTAPDTATHEE; translated from the coding sequence ATGGATAATCTCACGCATAGCCTGTTCGGCGCGGTGCTCGGCCAGATGGGGCTCAAGAAGAAAACCGGGCTGGCGATCCCGACGCTGATATTGGCGGCGAACTTGCCCGACATCGATGCGGCGTGTCTGGTGTGGCTCGACGGCATCCAGCATCTGGGGTTCCGACGCGGGATTACGCATGGCCCGATCGCGCTGGTTGTCCTGCCGATCTTGCTCTGGGCGGCGATGCTGGCGTTCGATCGCTGGCAGACGAAGCGTGGCAAGCGTCCTGCCGGGCGCCCGCCGATCGACAAAGGCTGGCTGCTCGCGCTCGCCTATATCGGCTGCCTGAGCCACCCGGCGCTCGACTGGCTCAACAATTACGGTATTCGCCTGCTTGAACCCTTTTCGTCGCGATGGTTCTACGGCGACACGCTGTTCATCATCGACCTGTGGGTCTGGATTGCGCTCGGCGCGTCGATCTGGCTGTCGATCCGCCGCGAGCGTGCTGGCGCGAGTAATTGGCAGCGCCCCGCTTGGATCGGCTTCACCGCGGTGTGCGCCTATATCTTTGCCAACGGCCTCATCACCGGTGCCGCTGAACGGACGACCGCCAGCGCGCTGGCCGCGGGTGGCCACCGCGACGCGCTGGTCGTTGCCAGCCCGCCGCCGCTGGCGTTCTGGCAACGTGATATTTTCTGGCGCACCGCGGAGCGTTATGGCAGCGGCACTTTTACGCCGGGCGTGGGCGGGAAACTGGACATCAGCGGCCTGCCGACCGGGATGGATGATCCGCGCCTCAAAACATGGCTGATGGGTGATCCCGACGCGCGCGCCTTTCTGTTCTGGGCGCGTATGCCGGTGGCGCAAAAGGATGGTGACGCGATCCTGCTGCGAGACCAACGCTTCATGCATCCGCTGGCGCAAGACCGGTTTCAGGCGCGGCTGACGGCGCCAGACACCGCCACCCACGAAGAATGA
- the hisI gene encoding phosphoribosyl-AMP cyclohydrolase, translating into MNDQRDTADRFMPRFDAAGLVTAIVTDADTGVLLMVAHMNAEAIERTQATGQAHFWSRSRGALWRKGETSGNGLTMLEMRVDCDQDALLLRVTPAGPACHTGRRSCFYRRVEADGSLIFLADDAAD; encoded by the coding sequence ATGAACGATCAGCGCGACACCGCCGACCGCTTTATGCCGCGCTTTGACGCGGCGGGACTGGTGACTGCGATCGTCACCGATGCCGACACCGGCGTGCTGCTGATGGTCGCGCACATGAATGCCGAGGCTATCGAGCGGACACAGGCGACGGGGCAGGCGCATTTCTGGTCGCGCTCACGCGGCGCGCTGTGGCGCAAGGGCGAGACGTCGGGCAACGGATTGACCATGCTCGAGATGCGCGTCGATTGCGATCAGGATGCGCTGTTGCTGCGGGTGACGCCTGCGGGTCCGGCTTGTCACACCGGGCGGCGGAGCTGTTTCTATCGCCGCGTCGAAGCAGATGGCAGCCTGATTTTCCTGGCGGACGATGCGGCGGATTAG
- a CDS encoding cyclopropane-fatty-acyl-phospholipid synthase family protein — MNTHVSPRRGKELLRADRAYRSGGLLARLLALAPAGIFHRLLDRIDVGLSLGTIEAHLPDGSVRLLGGRGNGPTAVVHLHSWAALVRLGLSGSVGWYRAWDAEEWASPDPVPLFDLFMRNGETLGDAARARGPLRWVNKAVHALRRNDRRGAKRNIHAHYDLGNDFYRLWLDRAMNYSSALFTDPAQSLDEAQAAKVDAILDRLDLRSGSRLLEIGCGWGALAERAVERHDVLYTGITLSPSQAEVADARLAAIDLSGRSRIEICDYRDAQGPYDAIASVEMVEAVGQAYWPTYLDAIARLLRPGGKAAIQYILINDALFDRYVASSDFIQAYIFPGGCLMSESRFRALAEERGLAWRDVHRFGDDYAETLRQWRERFDAAVAANLLPSGFDDRFARLWRYYLQYCEGGFRGGGIDVAQVTLEKTA, encoded by the coding sequence ATGAACACGCATGTCAGCCCGCGTCGTGGCAAGGAACTGCTTCGCGCCGATCGCGCCTATCGCAGCGGCGGGCTGTTGGCCCGGCTGTTGGCGTTGGCGCCTGCGGGGATATTTCACCGGCTGCTCGATCGCATCGATGTCGGGCTGTCACTCGGCACGATCGAGGCGCATTTGCCCGACGGCAGCGTCCGGTTGCTGGGCGGTCGCGGGAACGGGCCGACGGCGGTTGTCCATTTGCACAGCTGGGCCGCACTCGTGCGGCTTGGGCTGTCGGGCTCGGTCGGCTGGTATCGCGCCTGGGACGCGGAAGAGTGGGCCTCGCCCGATCCGGTGCCATTGTTCGACCTGTTCATGCGCAATGGTGAAACATTGGGTGACGCGGCGCGCGCGCGCGGGCCGCTGCGCTGGGTGAACAAGGCGGTTCACGCGCTGCGCCGGAACGATCGCCGCGGCGCGAAGCGAAACATCCACGCCCATTATGATTTGGGCAATGATTTCTATCGCTTGTGGCTCGATCGGGCGATGAATTATTCGAGCGCGCTGTTCACCGATCCGGCGCAGTCGCTGGACGAGGCGCAGGCGGCAAAGGTCGATGCAATTCTTGATCGGCTCGATCTGCGATCGGGCAGCCGTTTGCTGGAAATCGGTTGCGGGTGGGGTGCCTTGGCCGAGCGCGCGGTCGAGCGTCACGATGTGCTCTACACTGGAATCACGCTGTCGCCGTCACAGGCAGAGGTGGCCGACGCACGGCTGGCTGCGATCGATTTGTCAGGGCGCTCGCGCATCGAAATCTGCGACTATCGCGACGCCCAAGGGCCCTATGATGCGATCGCCAGTGTGGAAATGGTAGAGGCGGTCGGGCAGGCTTATTGGCCGACCTATCTCGATGCGATCGCGCGGCTGCTGCGTCCGGGCGGCAAGGCCGCGATCCAGTATATTCTGATCAACGATGCGCTGTTCGACCGCTACGTTGCGAGCAGCGATTTCATCCAGGCCTATATTTTTCCGGGCGGCTGTCTGATGTCCGAAAGCCGGTTTCGGGCGCTGGCCGAAGAGCGCGGTCTGGCATGGCGCGATGTCCATCGGTTCGGCGACGATTACGCCGAAACGCTGCGTCAGTGGCGCGAGCGTTTTGATGCAGCGGTCGCCGCCAACCTGCTGCCGTCGGGCTTCGACGACCGCTTTGCGCGGCTCTGGCGCTATTATCTGCAATATTGCGAAGGCGGCTTTCGCGGTGGCGGCATCGACGTCGCGCAAGTCACGCTGGAAAAAACAGCCTGA
- a CDS encoding SDR family NAD(P)-dependent oxidoreductase gives MKTEELAGQVALVTGASRGIGEAVAEALAARGAHVVITARTAGGLEALEDRIHEAGGAATIAPLDLTDGDSIARLASAMAERWQQLDMLVLNAAMLGTLTPVAAIDGKEFNKLLTLNLIAQQALIANFDPLLRRAASGRVLALSSSVAREPRAYWGAYAASKAAFETLVTSYGAEMRNISTVRTAILDPGGTRTQMRARAYPGEDAQSIKDPAAVGEFVAGLMVDGFDSTAFHALPKVMEKA, from the coding sequence ATGAAGACTGAAGAACTGGCGGGGCAAGTTGCGCTCGTCACCGGGGCAAGCCGCGGTATCGGCGAAGCGGTTGCCGAAGCCTTGGCCGCACGCGGCGCGCATGTCGTGATCACCGCGCGCACCGCGGGCGGGCTCGAGGCGCTTGAGGATCGTATCCACGAAGCCGGCGGCGCTGCGACGATCGCCCCGCTCGACCTGACCGACGGCGACAGCATCGCGCGACTGGCAAGTGCAATGGCCGAACGCTGGCAACAGCTCGACATGCTGGTGCTCAACGCGGCGATGCTCGGCACACTGACCCCGGTCGCGGCGATCGACGGCAAGGAATTCAACAAGCTGCTGACGCTAAATCTGATCGCGCAGCAGGCATTGATCGCCAATTTCGACCCGCTGCTGCGCCGCGCCGCCAGCGGCCGGGTGCTCGCTCTGTCGAGCAGCGTCGCGCGCGAGCCGCGCGCCTATTGGGGCGCATATGCCGCATCGAAGGCCGCGTTCGAGACGCTCGTCACCAGCTATGGCGCCGAAATGCGCAACATCTCGACCGTTCGCACCGCGATCCTCGATCCCGGCGGCACCCGCACCCAGATGCGCGCGCGCGCCTACCCGGGCGAAGACGCCCAAAGTATCAAGGATCCCGCCGCGGTCGGCGAGTTTGTCGCAGGGCTGATGGTCGATGGCTTCGACAGCACCGCATTCCACGCGCTGCCCAAGGTCATGGAAAAGGCTTAA
- the purF gene encoding amidophosphoribosyltransferase, whose protein sequence is MLTTHPFDDDKLREECGVFGIHGADSAAAVVALGLHALQHRGQEAAGITAFDGREFHTHRAMGHVAGNFDRDDIMRQLQGGSSVGHVRYSTTGETALRNVQPLFADLSTGGFAVAHNGNISNATALKKLLVRRGSIFQSTSDTEVIIHLVATSSYRSLLDRFIDALKQVEGAYSLICLTAEGMIGCRDPLGIRPLVIGKLGDAHILASETVALDVVGAEFVRSVEPGELVIIRDGQLKSHRPFASQSARPCIFEYVYFSRPDSIVDGTSVYSVRKAIGAELARENPVDADLIIPVPDSGTPAAIGYAQESGIPFELGIIRSHYVGRTFIQPGDKVRHLGVKLKHNANRALIAGKRIVLIDDSIVRGTTSLKIVQMMRDAGAAEVHMRIASPPTQHSCFYGVDTPERAKLLAAQMTVGQMANFINADSLSFVTIDGLYRALGEAKRSDNAPQYCDACFTGDYPTTLTDFDEHGLEDQFSLLAERVV, encoded by the coding sequence ATGCTCACCACACACCCTTTCGACGATGACAAGCTCCGCGAGGAGTGCGGCGTCTTTGGTATTCATGGCGCCGACAGTGCCGCGGCGGTCGTTGCGCTGGGCCTGCATGCCCTCCAGCATCGCGGGCAGGAGGCAGCGGGCATCACTGCCTTCGACGGCCGCGAATTCCACACCCACCGCGCGATGGGCCATGTCGCCGGCAATTTCGACCGCGACGACATCATGCGCCAATTGCAGGGCGGATCGTCGGTCGGCCATGTCCGCTATTCGACGACCGGCGAGACGGCGCTGCGCAACGTCCAGCCCTTGTTTGCCGATCTGTCCACCGGCGGTTTCGCGGTCGCGCATAACGGCAATATCTCCAACGCGACCGCGCTTAAAAAGCTGCTCGTCCGCCGCGGTTCGATCTTTCAATCGACCAGCGATACCGAGGTGATCATCCATCTCGTCGCAACGTCGAGCTATCGCTCGCTGCTCGACCGGTTCATCGACGCGCTGAAACAGGTCGAGGGCGCCTATTCGCTGATCTGCCTGACCGCCGAAGGCATGATCGGCTGCCGCGATCCGCTCGGCATCCGCCCGCTCGTCATCGGCAAGCTCGGCGATGCGCACATCCTTGCCTCGGAGACCGTCGCGCTCGACGTCGTCGGCGCCGAATTTGTCCGCTCGGTCGAACCCGGCGAGTTGGTGATCATCCGCGACGGTCAGTTGAAATCGCATCGGCCCTTTGCCTCGCAATCGGCGCGGCCGTGCATCTTCGAATATGTGTATTTCTCGCGTCCCGATTCGATCGTCGACGGGACCAGCGTCTATTCGGTCCGCAAGGCGATCGGCGCCGAACTGGCGCGCGAAAATCCGGTCGATGCCGATCTGATTATCCCGGTCCCCGATTCGGGCACCCCCGCCGCAATCGGCTATGCGCAGGAATCGGGCATCCCGTTCGAACTCGGGATCATCCGCTCGCACTATGTCGGACGCACCTTCATTCAGCCGGGCGACAAGGTTCGCCACCTGGGCGTAAAACTGAAGCACAACGCCAATCGCGCGTTGATCGCGGGCAAGCGGATCGTGCTGATCGACGATTCGATCGTGCGCGGGACGACGAGCCTGAAAATCGTTCAGATGATGCGCGATGCCGGCGCCGCCGAAGTCCATATGCGGATCGCCAGCCCGCCGACCCAGCATAGCTGCTTCTATGGCGTCGATACCCCCGAGCGCGCCAAACTCCTCGCCGCGCAGATGACCGTCGGCCAGATGGCGAACTTCATCAACGCCGACAGCCTGTCGTTCGTCACCATCGACGGCCTGTACCGCGCGCTGGGCGAAGCAAAACGCAGCGACAACGCACCGCAATATTGCGACGCATGCTTTACCGGTGACTATCCGACCACGCTGACCGATTTCGACGAGCATGGCTTGGAAGATCAATTTTCGCTGCTTGCCGAACGGGTTGTCTAA
- a CDS encoding serine hydrolase domain-containing protein has translation MRRYLAAALLCAAVAGCNTPASTQTIDTLPKDMNVLFWTQDQRDTAFRTMETVPKVAVNTVEAGDTVYPLPQGQPLDLGVDVDAYMAKQRNSGLIIVQEGKIRLEKYALGYGAAGRWTSFSVAKSFTSTLVGAAVKDGYIKSLDDKVTVYIPGLKGSAYDDVSVRQLLTMTSGVKWNEDYTDPKSDVAQFNMQKPVEGEDITVSYMKTLPREAPAGSKWVYKTGETNLIGVLVSSATGKTLSQYLSEKVWKPFGMEQDAVWMLGATGHEISGCCMSASLKDYARFGQFMLNGGVAGGEKVVPDDWMTAATTKQAGIDIPGRGYGYQWWTNDDGSFAAQGIFGQGIFIDPKRKLVIASNGNWPTATDPEGVGAAREAFYKSVQAAVDGEAK, from the coding sequence ATGCGACGATATCTGGCAGCGGCACTTTTATGTGCTGCGGTGGCGGGGTGCAATACGCCCGCATCGACCCAAACCATCGACACGCTGCCAAAGGATATGAATGTGCTGTTCTGGACCCAGGATCAACGCGACACCGCTTTCCGGACAATGGAAACCGTTCCCAAGGTGGCGGTCAACACGGTCGAGGCTGGCGACACGGTCTATCCGCTGCCGCAGGGGCAGCCGCTGGACCTTGGCGTGGATGTCGATGCTTACATGGCGAAGCAGCGCAATTCCGGGTTGATCATCGTCCAGGAAGGCAAGATCCGGCTCGAGAAATATGCGCTGGGCTACGGCGCCGCGGGGCGCTGGACCAGCTTTTCGGTTGCCAAAAGCTTCACCTCGACCTTGGTCGGCGCGGCGGTCAAGGATGGCTATATCAAGAGCCTCGACGACAAGGTCACCGTCTATATTCCGGGACTCAAGGGTTCGGCCTATGACGATGTGTCGGTGCGGCAGTTGTTGACGATGACGTCGGGGGTCAAGTGGAACGAGGACTATACCGATCCCAAATCCGACGTGGCCCAGTTCAACATGCAGAAACCCGTCGAGGGCGAGGATATAACTGTCAGCTATATGAAGACCTTGCCGCGCGAAGCGCCCGCAGGGTCGAAGTGGGTGTATAAGACCGGCGAGACCAATTTGATCGGCGTGCTGGTGTCGAGTGCGACGGGCAAGACGCTGTCGCAATATCTGTCCGAAAAGGTGTGGAAGCCGTTCGGGATGGAGCAGGATGCGGTGTGGATGCTCGGCGCCACCGGGCATGAGATCAGCGGCTGCTGCATGTCGGCAAGCCTGAAGGATTATGCGCGGTTCGGCCAGTTCATGCTGAACGGCGGGGTCGCGGGCGGTGAAAAGGTCGTGCCCGATGACTGGATGACCGCCGCGACGACCAAGCAGGCGGGGATTGACATTCCGGGCCGCGGCTATGGCTATCAATGGTGGACCAACGATGACGGCAGCTTTGCCGCGCAGGGCATCTTCGGGCAGGGCATCTTCATCGATCCCAAGCGCAAGCTGGTGATCGCGTCGAACGGCAACTGGCCGACCGCAACCGACCCCGAGGGTGTCGGCGCGGCGCGCGAGGCGTTTTACAAGAGCGTGCAGGCGGCGGTGGACGGGGAAGCGAAATAA
- a CDS encoding deoxyribodipyrimidine photo-lyase: MIAPSILWLRRDLRLSDQAALIAAAAEGPVIPVFILDDDTPKHRRMGAASRWWLHHSLASLDASLREKGSRLILRRGKCEDQLALIAEETGAARVHCLRHYEPWWRNAEKAVAKQLDLVCHDGNYLLPPGSLTTGGGTPYKIYTPFWRALKEHMPPAHPRNRPREIAAPSTWPTSDKLSDWNLLPTKPDWATGFAAEWQPGEAGARTRLADFVDAASDYDRSRNLPSQEGSSRLSPHLHFGEVSPAAIWHRVADAGGSVDVFLGEIGWRDYAQNIILQFPDYGGRSARGAFDDALPWRSGGEADADLAAWQQGRTGYPIVDAGMRQLWATGWMHNRVRMIAASFLIKHLLIDWRQGEQWFWDTLADADYGSNAVNWQWVAGSGVDSNMFPRIMAPLTQSEKFDAAAYICEWVPELADLPEPAIHDPDSFGQRPPTYPAKIIGHREARERALAAYDVMKARGN, encoded by the coding sequence ATGATCGCGCCCAGCATCCTGTGGCTTCGCCGCGATCTGCGCCTGTCGGACCAGGCGGCGTTGATCGCAGCGGCCGCCGAAGGCCCGGTGATTCCGGTCTTCATTCTTGACGATGACACACCCAAGCATCGCCGTATGGGTGCAGCGTCGCGCTGGTGGCTGCACCACAGTCTCGCCAGCCTCGACGCCAGCCTGCGTGAAAAGGGATCGCGGTTGATCCTGCGGCGCGGCAAGTGTGAAGATCAACTGGCTCTGATCGCGGAAGAAACTGGCGCCGCGCGGGTGCATTGCCTGCGCCACTACGAACCTTGGTGGCGCAACGCCGAAAAGGCGGTGGCCAAGCAGCTCGACCTGGTTTGCCACGACGGCAATTACCTGTTGCCGCCCGGGTCGCTGACGACCGGCGGCGGAACGCCGTACAAGATCTACACGCCCTTTTGGCGGGCGTTGAAAGAGCATATGCCGCCCGCACATCCGCGCAACCGCCCGCGCGAGATCGCAGCGCCGAGCACGTGGCCGACATCGGACAAGCTGAGCGACTGGAATTTGCTGCCGACCAAACCCGACTGGGCCACCGGTTTTGCGGCCGAATGGCAGCCGGGCGAGGCGGGCGCGCGCACGCGTCTAGCCGACTTCGTCGATGCCGCGTCGGATTACGACCGCAGCCGTAACTTGCCCTCACAGGAAGGCAGTTCACGCCTGTCGCCGCATCTCCATTTTGGCGAGGTGTCGCCCGCCGCCATCTGGCATCGTGTCGCCGACGCCGGAGGTTCGGTCGATGTCTTTCTGGGCGAGATCGGCTGGCGCGACTATGCCCAGAATATCATCCTGCAATTTCCGGACTATGGCGGGCGCAGCGCGCGCGGCGCCTTTGACGACGCTTTGCCGTGGCGCAGCGGCGGCGAGGCCGATGCCGACCTGGCCGCGTGGCAACAGGGGCGCACCGGCTATCCGATCGTCGATGCCGGGATGCGGCAGTTATGGGCGACCGGCTGGATGCACAATCGGGTGCGGATGATTGCCGCGAGCTTCCTGATCAAGCATCTATTGATCGATTGGCGGCAGGGCGAGCAATGGTTCTGGGACACGCTGGCCGATGCGGACTATGGATCGAATGCGGTAAATTGGCAGTGGGTGGCGGGCAGCGGCGTCGACAGCAACATGTTCCCGCGGATCATGGCGCCGCTGACGCAGTCGGAAAAGTTCGATGCCGCGGCCTATATTTGCGAATGGGTGCCCGAACTGGCCGACCTTCCCGAGCCCGCGATCCACGACCCGGACAGCTTCGGACAGCGGCCTCCCACCTACCCGGCAAAGATCATCGGTCACCGCGAAGCGCGCGAACGCGCGCTGGCCGCCTACGACGTCATGAAGGCGCGCGGCAACTGA
- a CDS encoding 2-oxoacid:ferredoxin oxidoreductase subunit beta — MNEMTTIARPTTLKDWETDQEVRWCPGCGDYAILKAVQRTMPEIGTAPENTVFISGIGCSSRFPYYMETYGFHTIHGRAPAFATGLKLANPNLDVWIVTGDGDGLSIGGNHTMHLIRRNLDCQIMLFNNEIYGLTKGQYSPTSRVGTTSPSTPYGSVDRPAQPAAFALGAGSRFVARGFDVSKKLPEVLKAAHAHKGAAFIEIFQNCIVYNKDVFEDFAAPKGAEDRQLWLENGEPMLYAKGTKGIALDAEALHLKTVDVVDGDWQAAGVIVHDVTNRSVAHMLVEMRFGEFPMALGVLYDDPRPTFEADVWRQNAAASEGKTADLQSLLKKGQTWTVTEGGPDL; from the coding sequence ATGAACGAGATGACGACCATTGCGCGACCGACGACGCTGAAAGACTGGGAAACCGATCAGGAAGTGCGCTGGTGCCCAGGCTGCGGCGACTATGCGATTCTGAAGGCGGTGCAGCGCACGATGCCCGAAATCGGCACCGCGCCCGAAAATACCGTGTTTATCAGCGGCATCGGCTGCTCGTCGCGCTTTCCCTATTATATGGAAACCTATGGCTTCCATACGATCCATGGTCGCGCGCCGGCGTTCGCGACGGGGCTGAAGCTCGCCAATCCCAACCTCGACGTGTGGATCGTCACCGGCGACGGCGACGGGCTTTCGATCGGCGGTAACCACACGATGCACCTGATCCGCCGCAATCTCGATTGCCAGATCATGTTGTTTAACAACGAGATTTACGGGCTGACCAAGGGGCAATATTCGCCGACCAGCCGCGTCGGGACGACGAGTCCCTCGACCCCCTATGGTTCGGTCGATCGCCCGGCGCAGCCCGCGGCGTTCGCGCTGGGGGCCGGATCGCGCTTTGTCGCGCGCGGCTTCGACGTGTCGAAAAAGCTGCCCGAAGTCTTGAAAGCAGCCCATGCTCACAAGGGCGCAGCGTTTATCGAAATTTTCCAGAACTGTATCGTTTATAACAAAGACGTGTTCGAGGATTTCGCGGCGCCGAAAGGCGCCGAAGATCGCCAGCTCTGGCTCGAGAACGGCGAACCGATGCTTTATGCCAAAGGCACCAAGGGCATTGCGCTCGACGCCGAGGCGCTGCACCTCAAGACCGTCGATGTCGTCGATGGCGACTGGCAGGCCGCGGGGGTGATCGTCCATGACGTAACCAACCGCAGCGTCGCGCATATGCTGGTCGAAATGCGTTTTGGGGAATTCCCGATGGCGCTCGGCGTCCTCTACGACGATCCGCGTCCGACCTTTGAAGCCGATGTCTGGCGCCAGAATGCGGCGGCCTCCGAAGGCAAGACCGCTGATTTGCAGAGCCTGCTGAAAAAAGGCCAGACATGGACGGTGACCGAGGGCGGTCCCGACTTGTAG
- a CDS encoding acyl-CoA dehydrogenase C-terminal domain-containing protein, with amino-acid sequence MPVYRAPVQDSLFLLNDVLGVERYANLPGFANATPDMIEAVLTEAGKFCEEVLFPINQSGDLEGCTRHDDGSVTTPTGFKDAYKAYCEAGWTLLTQPEAFGGQGLPHVVGFPVEEYRMAANQAFAMYPGLTQAAVAAILVKGSDEQKALYAPRMISGEWGGTMNLTEPHCGTDLGLIRTRAVPNGDGSYDVTGTKIFISSGEHDLTENIVHLVLAKTPDAPDSVKGISLFIVPKFLVNDDGSLGERNALQCGSIEHKMGIHANSTCVMNYDGAKGWMVGEENKGLAAMFVMMNAARLGVGIQGLGQADIAFQNAVAYAQDRRQGRALTGPQDPQEKADPLFVHPDVRRMLIDAKATVEGLRALCLWGALQVDLAHVAETEEERQRADDLVSLLTPVIKGYGTDKGYDVATNAQQVFGGHGYIEEWGMSQYVRDARITMIYEGANGVQAMDLVGRKLAQNGGRAIQAFFAIIDAECARAKDNEPLADFAGRLEKANGELKAATMWFMQNGMANPNNIGAGAHHYMHIMGIVALGSMWLMMAEAAQKALAEGRGNKAFLEAKLVTARHFGERFLPDAGSLRRKIEAGSEAMMALTPEQFYAA; translated from the coding sequence ATGCCCGTCTATCGCGCGCCTGTGCAAGACAGCCTTTTCCTCCTCAACGATGTGCTGGGGGTCGAGCGTTACGCCAATCTCCCCGGCTTCGCCAATGCGACTCCTGACATGATCGAAGCGGTGCTGACCGAGGCGGGAAAATTCTGTGAGGAAGTGCTGTTCCCGATCAACCAGTCTGGCGATCTGGAAGGTTGCACCCGGCACGACGACGGATCGGTGACGACGCCCACAGGCTTCAAGGATGCGTATAAGGCCTATTGCGAGGCCGGCTGGACGCTGCTGACCCAGCCCGAAGCCTTTGGCGGCCAAGGGCTCCCGCATGTCGTCGGTTTCCCGGTTGAGGAATATCGCATGGCAGCAAACCAGGCCTTTGCGATGTATCCGGGGCTGACTCAGGCCGCGGTCGCGGCAATATTGGTCAAGGGTTCGGATGAACAAAAGGCGCTTTATGCGCCGCGGATGATTTCGGGCGAATGGGGCGGGACCATGAACCTGACCGAACCGCATTGCGGCACCGACCTGGGCCTGATCCGCACCCGTGCGGTGCCGAACGGCGATGGTAGCTATGACGTCACCGGGACCAAGATTTTCATTTCGTCGGGCGAGCATGACCTGACCGAGAATATCGTCCACCTTGTCCTCGCCAAGACCCCCGACGCGCCCGACAGCGTCAAGGGCATCTCGCTGTTCATCGTGCCGAAGTTCCTCGTCAATGACGATGGCTCGCTGGGTGAGCGTAACGCGCTGCAATGCGGGTCGATCGAACACAAGATGGGCATTCACGCCAATTCGACCTGCGTCATGAACTATGACGGCGCCAAGGGCTGGATGGTCGGCGAGGAGAATAAGGGTCTCGCCGCGATGTTCGTGATGATGAACGCGGCGCGCCTCGGCGTTGGTATCCAGGGGCTGGGACAGGCCGACATCGCGTTCCAGAACGCCGTCGCCTATGCGCAGGACCGCCGTCAGGGGCGGGCGCTGACCGGACCGCAAGACCCGCAGGAAAAGGCCGATCCGCTGTTCGTTCACCCCGACGTGCGCAGGATGCTGATCGATGCGAAGGCGACGGTCGAGGGGCTGCGCGCGCTGTGCCTGTGGGGTGCCTTGCAAGTCGATCTGGCGCATGTCGCGGAAACCGAAGAGGAGCGCCAGCGCGCCGACGACCTCGTCAGCCTGCTCACCCCGGTAATCAAGGGCTATGGCACCGACAAGGGCTATGACGTCGCGACCAACGCGCAGCAGGTGTTCGGCGGCCACGGCTACATCGAAGAATGGGGGATGAGCCAATATGTCCGCGATGCCCGCATCACGATGATCTACGAAGGCGCGAACGGCGTCCAGGCGATGGATCTGGTCGGGCGCAAGCTGGCCCAGAATGGCGGGCGTGCGATCCAGGCGTTCTTTGCGATCATCGACGCCGAATGCGCGCGCGCCAAGGACAATGAGCCACTGGCGGACTTCGCTGGGCGGCTGGAAAAAGCAAACGGCGAACTGAAGGCTGCTACGATGTGGTTCATGCAGAACGGCATGGCGAACCCCAACAATATCGGGGCCGGCGCGCACCATTACATGCACATCATGGGGATCGTCGCGCTGGGATCGATGTGGCTGATGATGGCGGAGGCGGCGCAGAAGGCGCTCGCCGAAGGGCGCGGCAACAAGGCGTTCCTTGAAGCCAAGCTTGTCACCGCGCGCCACTTTGGCGAACGGTTCCTGCCCGACGCCGGGTCGCTGCGCCGCAAGATCGAAGCGGGGAGCGAAGCGATGATGGCGCTGACCCCGGAACAATTTTACGCTGCCTGA